Proteins from one Panicum virgatum strain AP13 chromosome 7K, P.virgatum_v5, whole genome shotgun sequence genomic window:
- the LOC120642123 gene encoding WD repeat-containing protein 44-like, translating into MPEAAGPDPPGEDAEQEEEFYESLDRILSSSCSSTSASDDDADHRRRRRSHRHLQPPPPPAPVPSAYDVWISEPTSVEERRRLLLQRLGLSSDPAQPPSPRRSPRSPSPPASPPASPPPRPEPPAEEPRSGGLGKPPLARNPSSSGGEQCRIRNLDDGTEFEVGEVHEEVVREVGTGRQLTLEEFDLCVGRSPIVHELMKRTTTAASSSASDHAAPASKPRRKPGGGWLRGIRQLAGSVAYGRRSTEEGDKEKEREARRLSSATDDSLDGAGSRNAGRVRVRQYGKACKELTGLFMTQELAAHSGSVWCINFSLDGRYLATAGEDRVIHVWEVSEGEREGELLGEASVTKENGGGCSPFLAVVGNDSPEIAALSLTCADGGYVEKKRRPRKQSNRKSVGSDHLVVPECVFGFRDKPVCSLLGHAADVLDLSWSKSQYLISSSMDKTVKLWDITTSTCLKTFSHTDYVTCIQFNPVDDNFFISGSLDEKVRIWNVRDRKIEDWNDLHEMVTAACYSPDGQVALVGSHKGGCHIFDTSEKKLQYKSHIDLRIRKKKSGQKKITGFQFAPGSSLEVLITSADSRIRVVNGDELVHKFKGFRNTSSQISASVAPNGKYVICASEDSHVYVWRHDNSSHPSRSRSTVDVTNSYEHFHCHGVTVAITWPGAEARGSFGSRSSRHSDSDGAGNSGRDAPVENTEHNSDSADNRGNESPVCEGAASRSGSKHPGDGASTSWPDEKLPSAKSSPGHCSSDLCIGAMDVQRRSAWGLVIITAGRGGEIRVFQNFGFPVQV; encoded by the exons ATGCCGGAGGCGGCGGGCCCGGATCCGCCGGGCGAGGAcgcggagcaggaggaggagttCTACGAGTCGCTGGATcggatcctctcctcctcctgctcctccacctccgcctccgacgacgacgccgaccaccgccgccgcaggcgctCCCACCGCCACCTGCAgcctccgcccccgcccgccCCCGTCCCCTCCGCCTACGACGTCTGGATCTCCGAGCCCACCTCCGtcgaggagcgccgccgcctcctgctccagcGCCTCGGCCTCTCCTCCGACCCAGCGcagcctccctcgccgcgccgctcgcctcgTTCGCCGTCCCCTCCAGCGTCTCCCCCggcctcgcctccgccgcggccggagcCGCCCGCCGAGGAGCCCAGATCCGGGGGCCTCGGGAAGCCGCCGCTGGCGCGGAACCCCAGCTCCAGCGGCGGGGAGCAATGCCGGATCCGGAACCTCGACGACGGCACCGAGTTCGAGGTCGGGGAGGTGCACGAGGAGGTGGTCCGGGAGGTGGGCACCGGCCGCCAGCTCACCCTCGAGGAGTTCGACCTCTGCGTCGGCCGCTCCCCGATCGTGCACGAGCTCATGAAGCGGACGACGACCGCCGCGTCCTCGTCCGCCTCCGATCATGCCGCCCCCGCGTCCAAGCCCCGGAGGAAGCCTGGGGGAGGGTGGCTGCGCGGCATCAGGCAGCTGGCTGGCAGTGTCGCGTACGGCCGCCGCAGCACCGAAGAGGGGGacaaggagaaggagagggaagCGCGCCGCCTGAGCTCCGCCACCGACGACAGCCTTGACGGCGCCGGCTCGCGAAATGCGGGAAGGGTCCGGGTGCGCCAGTACGGCAAGGCGTGCAAGGAGCTCACCGGGCTGTTCATGACGCAGGAATTGGCTGCCCACTCGGGCTCCGTGTGGTGCATCAACTTCAGCCTGGATGGACGATACCTTGCAACTGCTGGAGAGGACCGTGTCATCCATGTGTGGGAGGTgtcggagggagagagagagggtgagtTGCTTGGGGAAGCTTCGGTGACAAAGGAGAATGGCGGTGGCTGCAGCCCGTTTCTTGCAGTTGTTGGGAATGATTCACCGGAGATCGCTGCATTGTCACTGACCTGTGCTGATGGAGGCTAtgtggagaagaagaggaggccgaggaagcAGAGCAATCGAAAGTCTGTAGGTTCTGATCATCTAGTTGTGCCGGAGTGCGTCTTTGGCTTCAGAGATAAGCCAGTTTGCTCGCTCCTGGGGCATGCTGCTGACGTCCTTGACCTCTCATGGTCCAAATCTCAG TACCTGATCTCGTCATCCATGGACAAAACCGTTAAACTTTGGGACATCACTACCAGTACCTGTTTGAAAACATTCTCACATACAGACTACG TAACTTGCATCCAGTTCAATCCTGTAGATGATAACTTCTTCATTAGTGGATCACTCGATGAGAAAGTTCGCATCTGGAACGTCCGAGATCGTAAGATTGAGGATTGGAATGATCTTCATGAGATGGTTACCGCTGCTTGTTATTCCCCTGATGGACAG GTTGCTCTGGTGGGCTCTCACAAGGGAGGCTGTCATATATTTGATACATCTG AGAAGAAGCTTCAGTATAAAAGTCACATAGATTTAAGAATTAGAAAAAAGAAGTCTGGACAGAAGAAGATCACTGGCTTCCAG TTTGCTCCTGGAAGCTCCTTGGAAGTTCTGATTACCTCTGCAGATTCAAGAATACGGGTTGTTAATGGGGATGAATTGGTTCACAAGTTTAAAG GGTTTCGAAACACAAGTAGCCAAATCTCAGCTTCTGTAGCTCCGAACGGGAAATATGTCATCTGTGCCAGTGAGGATTCTCACGTCTATGTATGGAGACATGACAACAGTTCCCACCCCAGCAGAAGCAGGAGTACAGTCGATGTAACCAACTCATATGAACATTTCCACTGCCATGGTGTGACCGTGGCTATCACATGGCCAGGTGCCGAAGCCCGAGGCTCATTTGGATCTCGCAGCAGCAGGCACAGTGATTCAGATGGAGCAGGGAACTCTGGCCGAGACGCCCCTGTAGAGAACACTGAGCACAATTCTGATTCAGCTGATAACAGAGGCAATGAGAGCCCAGTTTGTGAAGGTGCGGCAAGCAGAAGCGGCAGCAAGCATCCAGGTGATGGAGCATCCACATCCTGGCCTGACGAAAAATTACCGTCTGCCAAGAGCAGCCCCGGTCACTGCTCCTCTGATCTCTGCATTGGAGCTATGGATGTTCAGCGCCGGTCCGCGTGGGGTTTGGTGATTATCACGGCCGGTCGTGGAGGTGAGATCAGGGTGTTCCAGAATTTTGGTTTCCCAGTTCAAGTGTAA